The Paenarthrobacter aurescens region AATCGACATGACGATTCAAACGCAGACCCCCGCAGGCGTCCCCGCAAAGAAGGCGCAGACTTCCCCAACCTCCTCATCCGAGGCCCCAAACGGCACACCGCTGAAGGGTAAAGACGGACGAGGCGCCACCACGGTGGCCGACGGCGTTGTAGCGAAGATCGCCGGCATTGCCATCCAGGAAATACCCGGCGTTCACGCTCTGGGTGGCGGAGCGGCCAGGGCAATCGGAAACCTCCGCGAGAAGGTAGGCCAGAAGGACCTCACCCAGGGCGTCAGCGTGGAGGTGGGTCAAACCCAAGTGGCTGTTGATGTCACCTTGGTGGTTGAATACCCGCACCCGCTCCAGGAAGTTGCCGACAACGCCCGCGACGCCGTGTACACCGCGATTGAGGACTTGGTGGGCATGGAAGTCACCGAGGTCAACGTGACCATCACCGACATCCATGTGCCTTCCGAGGACGATGATGCCGATGGTTCCGAGCGTGAACCGAGGGTGGCATGAGCCCCACCATCGCTGGCCTTGCCATAGGCGCGGTGCTGGCCTTCGCCGGGCTGGCCTTCGGCTTTTGGGGCCTGTTGCTCACGGCACTGTTCATGGGAGTGGGAGCGGTGCTGGGCCGCTCCGCCGAAGGGAAGCTTGACCTTCGCGGGGTTCTGGATGCCCTGCGGGGCAAGCGCTCCTCCACATGAGCAGGACAGCCCCCACCAGCACAGCCCCTACCAGCACAGGACGCGCCGGCATGGGACGCGCCAGCAGAAGCAGCCTGATGAGCGGAGCCAGGACGGGACACAACCGAATCACCCATAATGCCCTCCGCAAAACGGTGGAAACCGTCGCGGCACAGGCCTTCAACGTGGGCCCCGGCAATGTGGCTGTCTCGCTGGAGGACGACGGAGGCAAGCTGGGGATCAGCGTCTCCGTCGCGTTACCGCTCCCACCGCTTTTGGGAATGCCGTATTCGGACATGGCCCCTGTTGAGGCCCGCCCGGGCGAAGGCACAGTCTTCGCCATGGCCCGGCAGGCCCGTGCTGACATCGTCGCGCAAGGTGCGGAACTCACCGGACTGGAAATCGGCCGCGTGGACATCCGCCTCCACGGCGACAAGAACAGCGGCGCCAAGAACAGTGGCGACAAGAACAGTGGCGGCAAGAACACCGGACGCGGCTCGAACAACAGCGGCAGCAGGAACAACCTCAGGGAAAGGAGAGTCAGATGAGCAAGGACCCGCTGGTACGGCGTCTCATTCGCCGTGAAACGCACTCTTCCAGGGCCCTGCCCTCCATAGTGGCCGCCTCAATCCTGCTGGCGACTGCCCTGTGGTTGACGCTCGAGTACGTGCTGTGGCTGCTCAAGGACCAGCCACTGCTGGCCAGCCCGGCCCAAACGCTCCGCTGGTTGCAGGACCTCCCCGGCAACACCGTCCCCGGGGGCATGATCGGAGCCGGAGCCGGCATGGCCCTACTTGGCATCCTGACCTTGGGGCTGGGTTTGGGAAAGGGCCGCAGGCATCGCCGCTCACTCCACAGCGACCGGGCAGCGGTTGTTGTGGACGACGACGTCATTGCAGCGGCCATCTCCAACACCTCCCGTCTGGCCGGGGGCCTCGCCGCGGGGCAGGTGACCACAACCGTGGGTGGACGGTCCGTCCTGGTACGGGTGCGTCCGACGTCGGGGGTTTCGCTTGAGACTGCAACCATCAAAACAGCGCTCGACGGCGAATTGGCCGCCTATGCGGTGGACCGCCGGTTGGCGTCCCGCATCCAGGTTCTAAAGGAAGGAGCGGTAGGGCAATGAGGAACACCAACAGGGCACTGAACCGCATGGTTCTGACGCTTTTGGGAATTGTCCTGCTGGGAGCCGGTGCCGCACTGATCGCGGCCGGATCCCTCCCCGGGGCCGCGGAAGTGTGGACCAGCACGGCGTCGTTGGTGCGGGACCAAGCACGGAACCTCGCGGGCATGGCGCCCCTGCCGGACCCGGTCCGGAGTTGGTGGTTGGTGCTGGGAGTCGCCATACCGCTGGTGGGCGCCGTGCTCAGCGCCGCTTGGCTGGCTTCCCAGGGCGGCGGCAAAACACCCCGGCTGGCCGAGCAATCAGAAGGCCCCGCCGGACGGACCGTTATTGACTCCGGTTTGGTGTCCGTCGCTATTCGTGAAGCCCTGAGCGGCAACACTGACGTGCTGTCCTCTTCCGTCTCGGCGTGGGAGTCACGCCGCGGCACAGCCCTCCGCATCCGGGTGGAGGCCCGCAAAGGTGCGTCTCCACGGGCTCTGGCAGACTCCGTGGAGCTGCTCCTCCAGCAACTGGACAGGCTGCTGGGGCATCCAATGCCGGTTCTGGTGCGAA contains the following coding sequences:
- a CDS encoding Asp23/Gls24 family envelope stress response protein; this translates as MTIQTQTPAGVPAKKAQTSPTSSSEAPNGTPLKGKDGRGATTVADGVVAKIAGIAIQEIPGVHALGGGAARAIGNLREKVGQKDLTQGVSVEVGQTQVAVDVTLVVEYPHPLQEVADNARDAVYTAIEDLVGMEVTEVNVTITDIHVPSEDDDADGSEREPRVA
- a CDS encoding DUF2273 domain-containing protein translates to MSPTIAGLAIGAVLAFAGLAFGFWGLLLTALFMGVGAVLGRSAEGKLDLRGVLDALRGKRSST